A window from Pseudomonas sp. MRSN 12121 encodes these proteins:
- the dinB gene encoding DNA polymerase IV, producing the protein MTQRKIIHIDCDCFYAAIEMRDDPQLAGRPMAVGGSAERRGVIATCNYEARAFGVRSAMSSRHALTLCPDLLIVKPRMEAYREASKEIHTIFRDYTDLIEPLSLDEAYLDVSDSPSFAGSATRIAQDIRRRVSNQLHITVSAGVAPNKFLAKIASDWKKPNGLFVITPGQVENFVSALPVNKLHGVGKVTADKLGRLGIVNCEALRDWSKLALVREFGSFGERLWNLARGIDERPVQNDSRRQSISVENTYDVDLPDLQSCLDKLPELMQTLAGRIERIDSSYRPGKPFVKVKFHDFTQTTLEQAGAGRDLDSYRQLLTQAFKRGDRPVRLLGIGVRLQDLRGGHEQLELFSR; encoded by the coding sequence ATGACGCAGCGCAAAATCATCCACATCGACTGCGATTGCTTCTATGCCGCCATCGAAATGCGCGACGACCCGCAGCTGGCCGGCCGACCCATGGCGGTGGGCGGTTCGGCGGAGCGTCGTGGGGTCATCGCCACCTGCAACTACGAGGCCCGGGCCTTCGGCGTGCGTTCGGCCATGTCGTCGCGGCACGCGCTGACGCTGTGCCCCGACCTGCTGATCGTCAAGCCGCGCATGGAGGCCTACCGCGAGGCATCGAAAGAGATTCATACGATCTTTCGCGACTACACCGACCTGATCGAGCCGCTGTCCCTGGACGAGGCCTATCTGGACGTTTCCGACAGCCCCAGTTTCGCCGGCAGTGCCACGCGCATTGCCCAGGACATTCGCCGCCGGGTATCCAACCAGTTGCACATCACGGTGTCGGCCGGCGTGGCGCCGAACAAGTTCCTGGCCAAGATCGCCAGCGACTGGAAAAAGCCCAACGGGCTGTTCGTGATCACGCCGGGCCAGGTCGAGAATTTCGTGTCGGCCTTGCCGGTCAACAAGCTGCATGGCGTGGGCAAGGTCACGGCCGACAAGCTGGGGCGCCTGGGGATCGTCAACTGCGAGGCGTTGCGCGACTGGAGCAAGCTGGCGCTGGTGCGCGAATTCGGCAGTTTTGGCGAGCGCCTGTGGAACCTGGCGCGGGGCATCGACGAGCGGCCGGTACAGAACGACAGCCGGCGCCAATCCATCAGCGTGGAAAACACCTACGACGTCGATCTGCCGGACTTGCAGAGCTGCCTGGACAAGCTTCCGGAGCTGATGCAGACCCTGGCCGGCCGGATCGAACGAATCGACAGCAGTTATCGGCCGGGCAAACCCTTCGTCAAGGTGAAGTTCCATGACTTCACCCAGACCACCCTCGAGCAGGCGGGAGCCGGGCGGGATCTGGACAGTTACCGGCAGCTGCTGACCCAGGCGTTCAAGCGCGGGGACCGGCCGGTGCGGCTGTTGGGGATTGGCGTGCGCCTGCAGGATCTGCGGGGCGGGCATGAGCAGTTGGAGCTGTTCAGCCGCTGA